A DNA window from bacterium contains the following coding sequences:
- a CDS encoding TIGR04211 family SH3 domain-containing protein yields the protein MRNPSTPHTLAIAALIGLGLTWPFQVGAVAYIRDEIRVNMRAGPGLEFKITELLTSGAEVAKLGEEEKWTRVRSPRGKEGWVPKGYVTGDPPASVTLPVVQAKLTKITAQAEEFEKKLAEQASILQEMDELREKNASLEIEVNELTWSSAWKSLATGALIIVFGMMVGLLIPRGSGTRNRLKL from the coding sequence GTGCGCAACCCCAGCACTCCTCACACACTCGCGATTGCAGCCCTGATCGGGCTCGGTCTCACTTGGCCGTTCCAAGTGGGTGCGGTTGCCTACATTCGCGACGAGATCCGCGTGAATATGCGCGCGGGTCCAGGCCTGGAGTTCAAGATCACCGAGCTTCTGACCTCGGGTGCCGAAGTAGCGAAACTCGGCGAGGAAGAGAAGTGGACGCGCGTGCGCTCGCCTCGAGGCAAAGAAGGCTGGGTGCCGAAGGGCTACGTGACCGGCGATCCGCCCGCGAGCGTCACTTTGCCGGTCGTGCAGGCGAAGCTCACCAAGATCACCGCGCAAGCGGAGGAGTTCGAGAAGAAGCTCGCGGAGCAGGCCAGCATCCTCCAGGAAATGGATGAGTTGCGCGAGAAGAACGCCTCGCTCGAGATCGAGGTCAACGAGCTCACCTGGTCCAGTGCCTGGAAGAGTCTGGCGACCGGCGCGCTGATCATCGTCTTCGGCATGATGGTCGGGCTTCTGATCCCGCGCGGATCCGGTACGCGCAATCGGCTCAAGCTGTGA
- a CDS encoding ATP-binding protein, with product MSDESWNSLRPKAERVLELAERLLEQRAPEPIAPDSGDVWAYRWRQGRLRPIANPDVYPLGGLIGVERSVARLRANAAAFVRGEPALDVLLYGERGTGKSSAARGLLGEFGPKDLRLVEVRRDDLMELPDLFAVLREREEKMALFCDDLSFEEGDASYKQLKAVLDGGLEARPPNVILMATSNRRHLLPEHMSENLASEYGPEGELHPAEATEEKISLSDRFGLLLPFFAFDQETYLRIVDHHAAELGIDVPREDLHARALRFALQRSTRSGRTARQACIAISQDIGAGR from the coding sequence GTGAGCGACGAGAGCTGGAATAGTCTGCGACCGAAGGCGGAGCGAGTGCTCGAGTTGGCGGAACGTCTGCTCGAGCAACGGGCGCCCGAGCCGATCGCACCCGACTCCGGCGATGTGTGGGCTTATCGCTGGCGTCAGGGCCGCCTGCGGCCGATCGCCAATCCCGATGTCTATCCGCTTGGCGGTTTGATCGGTGTCGAGCGTTCCGTAGCACGGCTCCGGGCCAATGCTGCAGCGTTCGTGCGCGGTGAGCCTGCGCTCGACGTTCTCCTGTACGGCGAGCGGGGAACCGGCAAGTCTTCGGCCGCGCGCGGCCTGCTCGGGGAATTCGGTCCCAAGGATCTGCGGCTGGTCGAAGTACGACGGGACGATCTCATGGAACTGCCCGATCTGTTTGCCGTGCTGCGGGAACGCGAAGAGAAGATGGCGCTGTTCTGCGACGACCTGAGCTTCGAGGAGGGCGATGCCTCGTACAAGCAACTCAAGGCTGTGCTCGATGGTGGTCTCGAAGCTCGTCCGCCAAACGTCATACTCATGGCGACTTCGAATCGGCGACATCTCCTACCGGAGCACATGTCCGAGAATCTCGCGAGTGAGTACGGACCCGAGGGTGAGCTCCATCCGGCAGAGGCCACCGAAGAGAAGATCTCACTCTCCGATCGCTTTGGCCTGCTCTTGCCGTTCTTCGCCTTCGACCAGGAAACCTACCTGCGTATCGTCGACCATCATGCGGCGGAGTTGGGGATCGACGTGCCGAGAGAAGACCTGCACGCGCGAGCACTGCGCTTCGCACTGCAGCGCTCGACGCGTAGCGGCCGCACTGCACGTCAGGCTTGCATAGCAATTTCACAGGACATCGGAGCAGGCAGATGA